From Acinetobacter lwoffii, a single genomic window includes:
- a CDS encoding putative zinc-binding metallopeptidase produces the protein MKHFECAVCKQQLFFYKSVCDHCLSPIGYIASEKELCAFEKQSAERWVPIAKNYQHASYKPCQNYVNYQVCNWMIPSDEDEEFCESCQLTHVIPDLENPENLIYWFRLEEAKRRFLYLAQRMNMMPRPKKSEDDPFGLRFDFLLPQEDKPVLIGHANGVITLNAIEADVVYRETTRVNMGENYRTLLGHFRHESGHYYFALMQHMHPELLDEFRQYFGDERQDYGKALERHYNEGAPINWQEKYISAYATAHPWEDWAETWAHYLHMMETLETAYYGGMRVEGNGSYLASMDFKECPIGGQDFEHILENWVTLTFNLNALNRCMGLEDAYPFKLSEAVKDKLRFIHRHVLEKVFK, from the coding sequence ATGAAACATTTTGAATGTGCCGTCTGCAAGCAACAGCTGTTTTTTTACAAATCAGTTTGTGATCACTGTCTGTCACCGATCGGTTATATCGCTTCGGAAAAAGAGCTATGCGCATTCGAAAAACAGAGTGCTGAGCGATGGGTGCCAATCGCCAAAAACTACCAACATGCCAGTTATAAACCCTGTCAAAATTATGTAAATTATCAGGTATGCAACTGGATGATCCCCAGCGATGAAGACGAGGAATTTTGTGAATCCTGTCAGCTTACCCATGTCATTCCTGATCTGGAAAATCCCGAGAACCTGATTTACTGGTTTCGACTGGAAGAAGCCAAACGCCGTTTCCTGTATTTGGCCCAGCGCATGAACATGATGCCACGCCCTAAAAAGTCTGAAGATGATCCATTTGGTCTGCGATTTGATTTTCTCCTGCCCCAAGAAGATAAGCCTGTTTTAATTGGTCATGCTAATGGTGTCATTACCCTAAATGCAATTGAAGCTGATGTTGTTTATCGTGAAACTACACGTGTAAATATGGGTGAAAACTACCGGACTTTATTGGGTCATTTTCGTCATGAAAGTGGCCATTATTATTTTGCGCTCATGCAACATATGCATCCGGAATTGCTAGATGAATTCCGTCAGTATTTTGGCGATGAGCGGCAGGATTATGGCAAGGCACTTGAACGCCATTATAATGAAGGCGCGCCAATCAACTGGCAGGAAAAGTACATCAGTGCTTATGCTACCGCCCATCCCTGGGAAGACTGGGCAGAAACCTGGGCGCACTATCTGCATATGATGGAAACACTGGAAACTGCCTACTATGGTGGTATGCGTGTTGAAGGAAATGGCAGCTATCTGGCCAGCATGGATTTTAAAGAATGCCCGATTGGTGGACAGGATTTTGAACATATTCTGGAAAACTGGGTTACCTTGACCTTTAATCTGAATGCCTTAAACCGTTGTATGGGCCTGGAAGATGCCTACCCGTTCAAGCTGAGCGAAGCGGTTAAAGACAAGTTACGATTTATTCACCGGCATGTGCTGGAAAAAGTTTTTAAATAA